A genomic region of Prosthecobacter sp. contains the following coding sequences:
- the dnaA gene encoding chromosomal replication initiator protein DnaA has translation MARNDENTNQPSLNGSDHHAHTELFTLAPTVWDRVCEVLVSRLGGDNFQRCFSGTSARLADDGRFIITVPNPIHQLWIESNHSAAVADAVAEVTGVPAVIEFHVATEPTPVASFAPLPELKAARITAADQAPIRFFSEAGLNAKFNFDSYVVGTNSSYSVAVARAVAEKPGRIYNPLFLYGPTGLGKTHLMQAIGQEVLARKPRANVRYVTSEQFTNEFVDAIKKQTFSQFRQKFRKLDVLLIDDVHFFEGKDSTQEEFFHTFNELFNNAKQIVLASDRPPSEIKNLESRLVSRFEWGLATQIQVPDFETRIAILRRKQSDFNVALDSWILDFMAQHIRANVRKLEGALMRVAAHVSLEGAVTTESALATLLHDVIDADQSKTVTVDRVQRIVATHYDLRVSDLTGPRRPKNIAEARQVAMYLVRTLTKLPLVQIGDEFGGRDHGTVIHACKVVTNNLNASNDFKRTLDSLAGKIREG, from the coding sequence ATGGCGCGTAACGATGAAAACACGAATCAACCTTCCCTCAATGGATCAGATCATCATGCGCACACGGAACTGTTCACGCTTGCTCCCACGGTCTGGGATCGTGTGTGCGAGGTGTTGGTGAGCCGGCTTGGCGGCGATAATTTTCAGCGATGCTTCAGCGGCACCTCCGCGCGTCTCGCTGATGACGGGCGCTTCATCATCACCGTGCCGAATCCGATTCATCAGCTCTGGATCGAAAGCAATCACAGCGCTGCCGTGGCGGATGCCGTGGCCGAGGTCACAGGTGTTCCTGCCGTCATCGAATTTCACGTCGCCACCGAACCAACGCCCGTCGCCTCCTTTGCACCGCTGCCTGAACTCAAGGCCGCGCGCATCACCGCCGCCGATCAGGCGCCGATTCGTTTTTTCAGCGAGGCCGGATTGAACGCCAAGTTCAACTTCGACAGCTACGTCGTGGGCACCAACAGCAGCTATTCCGTCGCCGTCGCCCGCGCTGTCGCTGAAAAACCGGGCCGCATCTACAACCCTCTGTTCCTCTACGGCCCCACCGGTCTTGGCAAGACGCATCTCATGCAGGCCATCGGCCAGGAGGTGCTCGCGCGCAAGCCGCGCGCCAACGTGCGCTACGTCACCTCCGAGCAGTTCACCAACGAGTTTGTGGACGCCATCAAGAAGCAGACCTTCAGCCAGTTCCGCCAGAAATTCCGCAAGCTCGACGTCCTGCTCATCGACGATGTGCACTTCTTCGAGGGCAAGGACAGCACACAGGAGGAGTTCTTCCACACCTTCAACGAGCTCTTCAACAACGCGAAGCAGATCGTCCTCGCCAGCGACCGTCCGCCGAGCGAGATCAAAAATCTCGAAAGCCGCCTCGTCTCACGCTTTGAATGGGGTCTCGCTACTCAGATTCAGGTGCCGGACTTTGAAACACGCATCGCCATCCTGCGCCGCAAGCAGAGCGACTTCAATGTCGCTCTCGACTCCTGGATTCTCGACTTCATGGCGCAGCACATCCGTGCCAACGTGCGCAAACTCGAAGGCGCGCTCATGCGCGTCGCCGCCCATGTCTCGCTCGAAGGTGCCGTCACCACGGAATCCGCCCTCGCCACGCTGCTGCATGATGTGATCGACGCAGATCAGTCGAAGACCGTCACTGTGGATCGCGTGCAGCGCATCGTGGCCACGCATTACGATCTGCGTGTCAGCGACCTCACCGGCCCGCGGCGTCCGAAAAACATCGCCGAAGCCCGCCAGGTGGCCATGTACCTCGTGCGCACGCTCACCAAGCTGCCTCTGGTCCAGATTGGTGATGAATTCGGTGGCCGCGACCACGGCACCGTCATCCACGCCTGCAAAGTCGTCACCAACAACCTCAACGCCTCCAACGACTTCAAGCGCACCCTCGATTCCCTCGCCGGAAAAATCCGCGAAGGGTGA
- a CDS encoding DUF3817 domain-containing protein: protein MKNPVSFLRSVALLEAISYLILLFIAMPLKYALGMPMAVKIAGSVHGGLFVVFGFALLRVLMTTNWPFSRAALVFIASLLPFVPFFIDRRMRAWAAESHQTPA from the coding sequence ATGAAAAACCCCGTCTCCTTCCTGCGCTCTGTCGCCCTGCTTGAAGCCATCTCGTATTTGATCCTCCTGTTCATCGCCATGCCGCTCAAATATGCGCTGGGCATGCCGATGGCGGTTAAAATCGCCGGCTCGGTGCATGGCGGCTTGTTTGTGGTGTTCGGTTTTGCACTGCTGCGTGTGCTCATGACGACGAACTGGCCGTTCAGTCGCGCGGCGCTCGTGTTCATCGCCTCGCTGCTGCCGTTTGTGCCCTTCTTCATCGACCGCCGCATGCGTGCGTGGGCGGCGGAATCCCATCAGACTCCGGCGTGA
- a CDS encoding L,D-transpeptidase family protein translates to MTFARSLALSLAAAVVVLSSCATAPQANLPPVDNRAWWKGDGVVGPPRIVINLSEQRIHYFKGGELVGMSPISSGKESTGTVNGRFSIIEKDLHHRSSLFGSYIDSSGDTVVSDVDTRKDPQPPGTKFVGANMRYFMRIVGGIGMHEGYLPGYPASHGCIRLPTKMAAIFYRETPHGTPVQIIGHGSFAANEEPIQIGSDEIDIAPAPSAPPARVVAAASPAKAAPATPAARSVTHTPPARTTLFASSKPQKKESKPRQTETIRRAIVPMKKRISRMRPGETLFIE, encoded by the coding sequence ATGACATTTGCGCGAAGCCTCGCTCTTTCCCTTGCTGCCGCTGTGGTTGTTCTCAGCAGTTGCGCCACCGCGCCGCAGGCGAACCTCCCGCCGGTGGACAATCGCGCATGGTGGAAAGGCGACGGTGTCGTTGGACCGCCCCGCATCGTGATCAATCTGAGCGAACAACGGATTCACTACTTCAAAGGCGGCGAACTGGTCGGCATGTCGCCGATTTCCTCGGGGAAGGAGAGCACGGGCACGGTGAACGGCCGCTTCAGCATCATCGAAAAGGATCTGCATCACCGCTCCTCGCTGTTCGGCTCGTACATCGATTCCAGCGGAGACACGGTGGTGAGCGATGTCGATACACGCAAAGATCCGCAGCCGCCGGGCACGAAGTTTGTCGGCGCGAACATGCGTTACTTCATGCGTATCGTGGGTGGCATCGGCATGCATGAGGGCTATCTGCCCGGCTATCCGGCCTCCCACGGCTGCATCCGCCTGCCGACCAAGATGGCCGCCATTTTCTACCGCGAGACACCGCATGGCACGCCAGTGCAAATCATCGGCCACGGTTCCTTCGCTGCCAACGAAGAACCCATCCAGATCGGCAGCGATGAGATCGACATCGCACCCGCGCCTTCTGCCCCACCCGCGAGAGTCGTGGCTGCCGCGTCCCCCGCGAAAGCCGCTCCTGCAACTCCTGCCGCGAGAAGCGTGACACACACGCCGCCCGCGCGAACCACGCTGTTCGCAAGCAGCAAGCCGCAGAAGAAGGAATCCAAACCCCGGCAGACGGAAACCATCCGCCGTGCCATCGTCCCGATGAAAAAACGCATCTCGAGGATGCGGCCCGGTGAGACGCTCTTCATCGAGTGA
- a CDS encoding 3-hydroxy-5-phosphonooxypentane-2,4-dione thiolase: MADIQTSAADKKDKEFFTHVPQEAPGFFLKGCHQYDWGLKNRLSRVFNPKDGRTVMLAFDHGYFQGPTTGLERVDQTILPLAPYADCLMLTRGIQRSVIPASTTKAIALRASGGTSMISPMEEWEGEIDGKKAKFGRPGFEPLSNESTALNIEEAIRLNASVLAVQVFIGSAYERQSLKNLTDLVDAASRYGIAVMGVTAVGRAMARTSQYFRLATRIMAELGANVVKCYYTDTEFDTVTSCCPVPIVIAGGKKLPELEALQMCANAIAQGASGVDMGRNIFQSDAPIAMMQAVQGVVHGGLTAEQGFAKYNDLKASGVK; the protein is encoded by the coding sequence ATGGCCGACATCCAAACCAGCGCTGCTGACAAGAAAGACAAGGAATTCTTCACCCACGTCCCCCAGGAGGCCCCCGGCTTCTTCCTGAAGGGCTGCCACCAGTATGACTGGGGCCTCAAGAACCGCCTCAGCAGGGTCTTCAATCCCAAGGACGGCCGCACCGTGATGCTCGCCTTTGACCACGGTTATTTCCAAGGCCCGACCACCGGCCTGGAGCGCGTCGATCAGACGATCCTGCCCCTCGCCCCATATGCCGACTGCCTCATGCTCACCCGTGGCATCCAGCGCAGCGTGATTCCCGCCTCCACGACCAAAGCCATCGCCCTGCGTGCCTCCGGCGGCACCTCGATGATCAGCCCCATGGAAGAATGGGAAGGCGAAATCGACGGCAAGAAGGCCAAGTTTGGCCGCCCCGGCTTTGAACCGCTCTCCAATGAAAGCACCGCGCTCAACATCGAGGAAGCCATCCGTCTCAACGCCAGCGTGCTGGCCGTGCAGGTGTTCATCGGCAGTGCGTATGAGCGCCAAAGCCTGAAGAACCTCACCGACCTCGTCGATGCCGCCAGCCGTTACGGCATCGCCGTCATGGGCGTGACCGCCGTGGGTCGTGCGATGGCCCGCACTTCGCAGTATTTCCGCCTCGCCACCCGCATCATGGCTGAACTCGGCGCGAACGTCGTGAAGTGCTACTACACCGACACCGAGTTCGACACCGTGACGAGCTGCTGTCCCGTGCCGATCGTGATCGCCGGTGGCAAGAAGCTGCCCGAACTCGAAGCCCTCCAGATGTGCGCCAACGCCATCGCTCAAGGTGCCAGCGGCGTTGATATGGGCCGCAACATCTTCCAATCCGACGCCCCCATCGCCATGATGCAGGCCGTCCAAGGCGTGGTCCACGGCGGCCTCACTGCCGAGCAAGGCTTCGCCAAATACAACGACCTGAAGGCTTCCGGCGTGAAGTGA
- the rnhA gene encoding ribonuclease HI encodes MKKVVIHSDGGCHGNPGPGGWAVVLAYGKHVRELKGGVPATTNNRMELQAAIEALRILKEPCEIDFHTDSQYVRQGISQWIASWKRNGWRTSAKQPVKNADLWRELDAATAHHKIHWHWVKGHAGHTDNERCDELANEAIAAVKASHTPQQLVALLEEFKAETDAQLL; translated from the coding sequence GTGAAGAAAGTCGTCATTCATTCCGACGGCGGCTGCCACGGCAACCCCGGCCCCGGTGGCTGGGCCGTTGTGCTGGCCTACGGCAAGCATGTGCGCGAACTCAAAGGCGGCGTTCCCGCCACCACGAACAACCGCATGGAACTCCAGGCCGCCATCGAAGCCCTGCGCATTTTGAAAGAGCCCTGCGAGATCGACTTCCACACCGACTCGCAGTACGTCCGCCAGGGCATCAGCCAATGGATCGCCAGTTGGAAACGCAACGGCTGGCGCACCAGCGCGAAACAACCCGTCAAAAACGCCGACCTCTGGCGCGAACTCGACGCTGCGACCGCCCACCACAAAATCCACTGGCACTGGGTCAAAGGCCACGCCGGTCACACCGACAACGAACGTTGCGACGAACTCGCCAACGAAGCCATCGCCGCCGTCAAAGCCAGCCACACGCCCCAGCAGCTCGTTGCGCTGCTGGAGGAGTTTAAAGCGGAGACGGATGCGCAGCTACTGTGA
- a CDS encoding ATPase, T2SS/T4P/T4SS family: MYSNETYLLEQLQESGLLTERDIQQTKGGLKPGESIIEVLIKAGTISDEQIAQMVAVNSGMEYVDLNGFEPHGGLKALVRLDVALKYKIAPLGTNGSTLQIVVADPYDFETLDALPHVLQPDIEYYCSTPALIKTLQANIYGNEAVMGTIRAKNTDGTVTDDDAPVIKLVTNMLMEAFKQKASDIHVEPLEKDIRIRYRMDGVLIDVEHHPKRLHSAIIGRLKIMTGSMQLDEKRIPQDGRIQMAYNDKEIDMRVSVIPTNNGESVVMRVLDKSSLKLGLVDLGFLSDDQATFEQLITLPDGIILVTGPTGSGKTTTLYACLNFINRPDRKIITVEDPVEYELAGINQVMVKEEVGMTFAAALRAMLRQAPNIIMLGEIRDLETASIAIQASLTGHLVFSTLHTNDAPSAVARLSDIGVKPFLTASAVRAIEAQRLVRKLCPDCKSSSTLSDRELRALGLEASQLLEATVNGANGCSKCRQGGYRGRMSLVEIFKIDDEVRNMINQQLTTPQLRKRARELGMRTLREDGIRKVLSGMTTAEEVIEATMSDAD, translated from the coding sequence ATGTACTCCAATGAAACATACCTACTCGAACAGCTCCAAGAATCCGGGCTGCTGACCGAGCGTGACATCCAGCAGACAAAAGGAGGCCTGAAACCCGGAGAGAGCATCATTGAGGTGCTGATCAAGGCGGGGACGATCTCGGACGAGCAGATCGCGCAGATGGTCGCGGTGAACTCCGGCATGGAGTACGTGGATTTGAACGGGTTCGAGCCGCATGGCGGTCTGAAGGCGCTTGTGCGTCTCGATGTTGCGTTAAAATACAAGATCGCGCCGCTGGGAACGAATGGCAGCACCTTGCAGATCGTGGTGGCCGATCCGTATGACTTTGAAACGCTGGACGCGCTGCCGCATGTGCTGCAGCCTGACATTGAGTACTACTGCTCCACGCCTGCGCTGATCAAGACGCTCCAGGCCAACATCTACGGCAACGAGGCGGTGATGGGAACCATCAGGGCCAAAAACACCGATGGTACCGTGACCGATGACGACGCCCCGGTCATCAAGCTGGTGACGAACATGCTGATGGAGGCGTTCAAACAGAAGGCCTCGGACATTCACGTCGAGCCGCTGGAGAAAGACATCCGCATCCGCTACCGCATGGACGGTGTGCTCATTGATGTGGAGCATCATCCGAAGCGCCTGCATTCCGCGATCATCGGACGCCTCAAGATCATGACCGGTTCGATGCAGTTGGATGAAAAACGCATCCCGCAGGACGGACGCATCCAGATGGCCTACAACGACAAGGAGATCGACATGCGCGTGTCGGTCATCCCGACGAACAACGGCGAGAGCGTGGTCATGCGTGTGCTCGACAAGAGCAGCCTGAAACTCGGTCTCGTGGACCTGGGCTTCCTCAGCGACGACCAGGCTACCTTTGAGCAGCTTATCACGCTGCCGGACGGCATCATTCTGGTCACCGGCCCGACCGGTTCAGGCAAAACCACGACGCTTTATGCCTGCCTCAATTTCATCAACCGCCCCGACCGCAAGATCATCACGGTCGAAGATCCGGTCGAATATGAGCTCGCAGGGATCAATCAGGTCATGGTGAAGGAGGAGGTCGGCATGACGTTCGCCGCGGCGCTTCGCGCCATGCTGCGCCAGGCGCCGAACATCATCATGCTGGGGGAAATTCGAGATTTGGAAACGGCCTCCATTGCGATCCAGGCCTCGCTCACCGGCCACCTGGTCTTTAGTACGCTGCACACGAATGATGCACCAAGCGCCGTGGCCCGTCTCAGTGACATCGGTGTGAAGCCGTTCCTCACCGCCTCCGCCGTGCGTGCGATCGAGGCGCAGCGGCTGGTGCGCAAGCTGTGCCCCGACTGTAAATCCTCCTCCACTCTCAGCGATCGTGAACTGCGCGCGCTCGGGCTGGAAGCCTCCCAGCTTTTGGAGGCCACGGTCAACGGCGCGAACGGCTGCTCCAAGTGCCGTCAGGGTGGTTACCGCGGCCGCATGTCTCTCGTGGAGATTTTCAAAATCGACGACGAAGTGCGCAACATGATCAACCAGCAGCTCACCACGCCGCAACTCCGCAAACGTGCGCGCGAGCTGGGCATGCGCACCCTGCGTGAAGACGGCATCCGCAAGGTGCTCTCCGGCATGACCACCGCCGAAGAAGTGATCGAAGCCACCATGTCCGATGCCGATTGA
- a CDS encoding sodium:proton antiporter, producing MILLAAAASHAVLPPLGMIAPFALLLLCIALMPLLAPHFWEHHYPKVAVGLGLVTAAYYAFVQKDWHPLHHAAHEYVSFMALVGSLFVISGGINIRVKGEATPLVNTLFLLIGAVLANLIGTTGASMLMIRPWIQMNKYRVTGFHIVFFIFLISNVGGALTPIGDPPLFLGFLRGVPFFWVMQHCWQAWALAVVLLLAVFYVFDAINFRRAPKEVRELETAHEDWFFRGLLNVLWLGVVLGAVLLPKSLQETTVAGVVSLPALVMFAAAVASYFTTRPEVHEANDFNFGPVKEVGYLFVGIFLTMIPALQILQSGEAVQIDTPMQYYFATGALSAFLDNAPTYLSFLAAAMGQQHLSVDSPADVMTFAAGHAPHLIAISLGAVFFGAGSYIGNGPNFMVKAIADKAKVHAPSFLAYMLRFSIPVLLPVLIVVGWIMVK from the coding sequence ATGATTTTGCTCGCCGCTGCCGCCTCTCACGCCGTGCTTCCTCCCCTGGGGATGATCGCGCCCTTTGCCCTGCTGCTGCTGTGCATCGCGCTGATGCCGCTGCTGGCCCCGCACTTCTGGGAGCATCATTACCCGAAGGTGGCCGTCGGTCTGGGACTGGTGACGGCGGCGTATTATGCCTTCGTGCAGAAGGACTGGCATCCGCTGCATCATGCGGCGCATGAGTATGTGAGTTTCATGGCGCTGGTGGGATCGCTGTTTGTCATCTCCGGCGGCATCAACATCCGCGTGAAGGGCGAGGCGACGCCGCTGGTGAACACGCTCTTCCTGCTGATCGGCGCGGTGCTGGCGAACCTGATCGGCACCACGGGGGCGTCGATGCTGATGATCCGGCCGTGGATCCAGATGAACAAGTACCGCGTCACCGGCTTTCACATCGTGTTCTTCATCTTCCTGATCAGCAACGTCGGTGGCGCGCTCACGCCCATCGGCGATCCGCCGCTGTTCCTGGGCTTCCTGCGCGGCGTGCCGTTCTTCTGGGTGATGCAGCACTGCTGGCAGGCCTGGGCGCTGGCGGTGGTGCTGCTGCTGGCGGTGTTTTATGTCTTTGATGCCATCAACTTCCGCCGCGCGCCCAAGGAGGTGCGGGAACTGGAGACCGCGCATGAAGACTGGTTCTTCCGCGGGCTGCTGAACGTGCTGTGGCTCGGCGTGGTGCTGGGCGCGGTGTTGCTGCCGAAGAGCCTCCAGGAAACCACGGTGGCCGGTGTTGTTTCCCTTCCCGCGCTCGTGATGTTCGCCGCCGCTGTGGCTTCCTACTTCACCACGAGGCCGGAGGTGCATGAGGCGAACGATTTCAACTTCGGCCCGGTGAAGGAGGTGGGCTATCTGTTCGTGGGCATCTTCCTGACGATGATCCCGGCGCTGCAAATCCTGCAAAGCGGCGAGGCGGTGCAGATCGACACGCCGATGCAGTACTACTTCGCCACCGGCGCGCTCTCCGCCTTCCTCGACAACGCGCCGACCTACCTGTCCTTCCTCGCCGCCGCGATGGGCCAGCAGCATCTCTCGGTGGATTCGCCCGCCGATGTGATGACCTTCGCCGCCGGGCACGCGCCGCATCTCATCGCCATCTCGCTCGGCGCGGTGTTCTTCGGCGCCGGGAGCTACATCGGCAACGGGCCGAACTTCATGGTCAAGGCGATCGCTGACAAAGCGAAGGTGCATGCACCGTCCTTCCTGGCCTACATGCTGCGTTTCTCCATCCCGGTCCTGCTGCCTGTTTTGATTGTGGTGGGATGGATCATGGTGAAATGA
- a CDS encoding efflux transporter outer membrane subunit, with the protein MTNEAPNPMPEAATSFVIRHSAAAVLCLCIAGCAFFPPLGSKRLKTDVAALHGTAPAKWAALPGIPKSAATGWLDEFGSSRLPALVQQAVAANPSLKATAARVEQARAQLMQAGSGLFPALTSSGSASRTQSPGDQRFPGINPIANRFNGNYLNLSWEIDFWGRVADTRRAAKAGSEAAEEDWHAARLSLASTTVQTAVSLAEAESLLALAQSNVTTRKVQLGILERQMDRGIEPERAALDVSLSRADLARAESTVQQRRATADQTRRTLETLLGGYPAGTERGLGSLPSLKRGIPAGLPSEMLLRRPDLRAAERRLASALASESAAKKAMLPSIRLTGSAGRTSQQIEQIIRPESAIWNLGTQVGQTLFQGGLLKAGVDLQRGRYHEILQTYADSVLTAFREVETALAAEQFLLQQESALERAASEAERAEQLALSQYEKGLSEVLTLLDTRQRAFDARSTLTSVKAQRLRNRAALHLALGGEF; encoded by the coding sequence ATGACGAACGAAGCCCCAAATCCGATGCCCGAGGCCGCCACAAGCTTCGTCATTCGTCATTCCGCCGCTGCCGTTCTGTGTTTGTGCATCGCCGGCTGCGCCTTCTTCCCGCCTTTGGGCAGCAAGCGTCTCAAAACCGACGTGGCTGCGCTCCACGGCACCGCGCCGGCGAAGTGGGCCGCGCTGCCGGGCATCCCCAAGAGCGCCGCCACCGGCTGGCTCGATGAATTCGGCAGTTCCAGGCTGCCCGCGCTGGTGCAGCAGGCCGTGGCTGCCAATCCCAGCCTCAAGGCCACCGCCGCCCGCGTCGAGCAGGCGCGTGCGCAGTTGATGCAGGCCGGCTCAGGCCTGTTCCCGGCCCTGACCTCCTCCGGTTCCGCCAGCCGCACGCAAAGCCCGGGAGACCAGCGCTTCCCCGGCATCAACCCGATCGCCAACCGCTTCAACGGCAACTACCTCAACCTGAGCTGGGAAATCGACTTCTGGGGCCGCGTGGCCGACACACGCCGCGCCGCCAAGGCCGGTTCCGAAGCCGCCGAGGAAGACTGGCACGCGGCGCGTCTTTCGCTCGCCTCGACCACGGTGCAAACCGCCGTCAGCCTGGCCGAGGCCGAGAGCCTGCTCGCGCTGGCGCAAAGCAACGTGACCACACGCAAGGTGCAGCTCGGCATCCTCGAACGTCAGATGGACCGCGGCATCGAACCCGAACGCGCCGCGCTGGATGTGAGCCTGAGCCGCGCCGACCTCGCCCGCGCCGAATCCACCGTGCAGCAACGCCGCGCCACAGCGGATCAAACACGCCGCACGCTCGAAACCCTGCTCGGTGGCTATCCCGCGGGCACTGAACGCGGCCTTGGCTCCCTGCCCTCGCTCAAGCGCGGCATTCCCGCCGGATTGCCCTCGGAGATGCTGCTGCGTCGTCCCGATCTGCGCGCCGCCGAACGCCGCCTGGCCTCCGCACTCGCCAGCGAAAGCGCCGCGAAGAAAGCGATGCTGCCCAGCATCCGCCTCACCGGCTCGGCGGGCCGCACCTCGCAGCAGATCGAGCAGATCATCCGTCCCGAGTCCGCCATCTGGAACCTCGGCACCCAGGTCGGCCAGACCTTGTTCCAAGGCGGCTTGCTGAAGGCTGGCGTGGATCTCCAGCGCGGACGCTACCATGAGATCCTGCAAACCTACGCCGACAGCGTGCTCACCGCCTTCCGCGAGGTCGAAACCGCGCTGGCCGCCGAGCAATTCCTGCTCCAGCAGGAGTCCGCCCTCGAACGCGCTGCCAGCGAGGCCGAACGCGCCGAACAACTTGCCCTGAGCCAGTATGAGAAGGGATTGAGCGAGGTTTTGACCCTGCTCGACACCCGCCAGCGCGCCTTCGATGCCCGCAGCACGCTGACCAGCGTCAAAGCCCAGCGCCTGCGCAATCGCGCCGCGCTGCATCTCGCGCTCGGCGGGGAGTTTTGA
- the ilvE gene encoding branched-chain-amino-acid transaminase, whose amino-acid sequence MSANLLIYLDGKLVPESEAKISVFDHGLLYGDGVFEGIRIYNGRVFRLTEHLHRLYDCAKAICLTIPIPFEEMEKATLDTVAANKLRDGYIRLVITRGVGSLGLNPYQCPKAGVIIIASSISLYPAERYEVGLNLITCGTRRPNSSALSPQVKSLNYLNNIMAKIECLQAGCDEGIMLNDQGFVSECTGDNVFIVKNGKVTTPPISSGALDGITRRAVMEILVEMGVPCIEAVMTRFDVYTADECFLTGTAAEVISAVQYDRRPIGDGKPGKLTQELTQRFKALANSTGTPVPYA is encoded by the coding sequence ATGTCTGCAAACCTCCTCATCTACCTTGACGGCAAGCTCGTTCCTGAATCCGAGGCGAAGATCTCCGTCTTCGACCACGGCCTGCTCTATGGCGACGGGGTATTTGAAGGCATCCGCATCTACAATGGTCGCGTGTTCCGTCTCACCGAGCATTTGCACCGCCTGTACGACTGCGCCAAAGCGATCTGCCTCACGATCCCGATTCCTTTCGAGGAAATGGAGAAAGCCACGCTCGACACCGTGGCCGCGAACAAGCTGCGCGACGGCTACATCCGCCTCGTCATCACACGTGGTGTCGGCTCGCTCGGTTTGAATCCCTACCAGTGCCCGAAGGCCGGTGTCATCATCATCGCCAGCAGCATCTCGCTGTATCCGGCGGAACGTTATGAAGTGGGTCTGAACCTGATCACCTGTGGCACGCGCCGTCCGAACTCCTCCGCGCTCAGCCCGCAGGTGAAGAGCCTGAATTACCTCAACAACATCATGGCCAAGATCGAGTGCCTCCAGGCCGGTTGTGACGAGGGCATCATGCTCAATGATCAGGGCTTCGTCTCCGAATGCACCGGCGACAACGTCTTCATCGTGAAGAACGGCAAGGTCACCACGCCGCCGATCTCCTCCGGCGCTCTCGACGGCATCACCCGTCGCGCGGTCATGGAAATCCTCGTGGAGATGGGCGTGCCTTGCATTGAGGCCGTCATGACGCGCTTCGACGTTTACACCGCCGACGAATGCTTCCTCACCGGCACCGCCGCCGAGGTCATTTCCGCCGTGCAGTACGACCGCCGCCCCATCGGCGATGGCAAGCCCGGCAAGCTCACGCAGGAGCTGACGCAACGCTTCAAGGCGCTCGCCAACAGCACCGGCACCCCGGTGCCGTACGCGTGA
- a CDS encoding DUF3500 domain-containing protein, translated as MHLSQRLTAPLLGLCLVLASFTPRTAAAHDAGTQMAAIAKVFLAALTPEQKAKAGFEFAAEERENWHFIPRERKGLPMKEMTPQQRLLAHALLNTGLSFRGSAKAVTIMSLEEVLYQMEGADEAKRAAVREKRDPEKYFVSIFGEPADKGSWGWRVEGHHLSLNFTIKDGQLLRATPSFMGTNPGEIRQGPLTGLRVLAVEEELGRELVKTLTPEQFKAALVAEIAPKEMITAAEHKVSALSPAGLADSELNEKQKAMLTRLIDEYLTRLRPEIADEARAEIQKSGPVYFGWAGGKERGEPHYYRVQGKTFLLEYDNTQNDANHVHSVWRSFDGDFGRDLLGEHLKKAH; from the coding sequence ATGCACCTCTCTCAGCGCCTCACCGCCCCGCTCCTCGGCCTCTGCCTTGTTCTTGCCAGTTTCACTCCGCGCACGGCCGCCGCCCATGATGCGGGCACACAGATGGCGGCCATCGCCAAAGTGTTCCTCGCCGCTCTTACGCCTGAACAAAAGGCGAAGGCCGGCTTCGAGTTCGCCGCTGAGGAACGTGAAAACTGGCATTTCATCCCACGTGAGCGCAAAGGACTGCCCATGAAGGAGATGACGCCACAGCAGCGCCTGCTCGCCCATGCTCTGTTAAACACAGGTCTCAGCTTCCGCGGCTCCGCCAAAGCCGTCACCATCATGAGTCTCGAAGAAGTTCTCTATCAAATGGAGGGAGCGGATGAAGCGAAGCGCGCCGCCGTCCGCGAGAAGCGTGATCCTGAAAAATATTTTGTCTCCATCTTTGGCGAACCTGCGGACAAAGGTTCTTGGGGCTGGCGTGTCGAAGGCCATCATCTCTCACTGAACTTCACCATCAAGGACGGTCAGCTTCTTCGTGCCACCCCCTCCTTCATGGGCACCAATCCCGGCGAAATCCGCCAGGGGCCTCTCACCGGGCTGCGTGTGCTTGCTGTGGAAGAGGAACTGGGGCGCGAACTGGTCAAAACACTCACGCCGGAACAATTCAAAGCGGCACTGGTGGCCGAGATCGCCCCCAAGGAGATGATCACCGCTGCCGAACACAAGGTCAGCGCTTTGTCACCCGCTGGACTCGCGGATTCCGAACTCAATGAAAAGCAGAAAGCCATGCTCACGCGCCTGATTGATGAATATCTCACACGCCTGCGTCCGGAAATCGCCGACGAGGCTCGTGCAGAGATCCAAAAGAGCGGGCCGGTTTATTTCGGCTGGGCCGGCGGCAAGGAGCGCGGCGAACCGCACTATTATCGCGTTCAAGGGAAGACCTTCCTGCTTGAGTACGACAACACGCAGAACGACGCCAACCACGTTCACAGTGTCTGGCGCAGTTTCGACGGCGACTTTGGCCGCGATTTGCTCGGTGAGCATCTGAAGAAGGCGCATTGA